The following proteins come from a genomic window of Salvia hispanica cultivar TCC Black 2014 chromosome 4, UniMelb_Shisp_WGS_1.0, whole genome shotgun sequence:
- the LOC125220262 gene encoding uncharacterized protein LOC125220262, translating into MNPDDDYCKSEGITRSLTPALIDCVHEATAECLAEKEREREAAKQAQARQIPRPIRRQMFLRREHDVAHQRLFADYFAEQPRWGPTYQRDDIGKPGLTPSQKCTVALRQLAYDITTDMFDEGVVDCQALMKMHETTHGFPRMLGSMDCMHWEWKNYPTTWRGQFTSAYKGCHPTMILKAIADHRLWIWHAYFGVAGSNNDINVLNSSNLFTEQCNGNGAIIEFTANGRQ; encoded by the exons atgaatcccgacgACGACTACTGTAAATCGGAGGGCATTACTCGGTCCTTGACTCCGGCCTTAATCGATTGCGTTCATGAGGCTACAGCGGAATGCTTGGCCGAAAAGGAGCGCGAGCGCGAGGCGGCGAAACAGGCCCAGGCGAGGCAGATCCCGAGGCCAATTCGACGTCAGATGTTTCTCCGCCGCGAGCACGACGTAGCTCACCAACGTCTGTTCGCAGACTATTTTGCCGAGCAACCACGGTGGGGCCCGACA TATCAGAGAGATGACATTGGCAAACCCGGACTTACGCCGTCGCagaagtgcacggttgcgcttcggcagttggcctacgacATCACGacggatatgttcgacga GGGAGTTGTGGATTGCCAGGCCCTGATGAAGATGCACGAGACGACGCATGGCTTTCCTAGAATGCTAGGGAGCATGGATTGTATGCActgggagtggaagaattACCCGACGACGTGGAGAGGTCAATTTACTAGTGCATACAAGGGCTGccacccgacgatgatcctCAAAGCCATCGCTGACCATCGGCTCTGGATATGGCATGCTTACTTTGGTGTAGCGGGGTCGAACAatgacatcaacgtcctcaactcttCCAACCTCTTCACCGAGCAATGCAATGGCAACGGCGCGATCATCGAGTTCACTGCCAACGGACGCCAATGA